One window of the Halobacillus litoralis genome contains the following:
- the metK gene encoding methionine adenosyltransferase yields the protein MPANRRLFTSESVTEGHPDKICDQISDAILDEILKNDPNARVACETTVTTGLVLVSGEISTNTYVDIPSIVRQTIKEIGYTRAKYGFDADTCAVLTAIDEQSPDIAGGVDVALESREGKMSDDEIEAIGAGDQGLMFGFANNETDELMPLPIALAHKLSKRLADVRNDGTLDYLRPDGKTQVTIEYDDKDQPVRVDTIVISTQHAEEITLEQIKKDLKTHVIDPVVPNGLIDDETKYFINPTGRFVIGGPQGDAGLTGRKIIVDTYGGYARHGGGAFSGKDATKVDRSAAYAARYVAKNIVAAELADSVEVQLAYAIGVAQPVSISINTNGSGRVSEEKLVEAVRELFDLRPAGIIKMLDLRRPIYRQTAAYGHFGRTDVEFPWEKTDKAAQLKDRFK from the coding sequence ATGCCTGCCAACCGCCGGTTATTCACATCAGAATCTGTTACAGAAGGACACCCTGACAAAATTTGCGATCAGATTTCTGATGCCATTTTAGACGAAATTTTAAAAAATGACCCGAACGCGAGGGTTGCATGTGAGACAACAGTTACAACGGGACTGGTGCTTGTCTCCGGAGAGATCAGTACTAATACTTATGTAGATATACCTTCGATTGTCCGCCAGACAATCAAAGAAATAGGATATACACGAGCGAAGTATGGATTTGATGCCGATACCTGCGCTGTATTGACAGCCATCGATGAGCAATCTCCTGACATTGCTGGAGGCGTTGATGTTGCTTTAGAATCTCGTGAAGGTAAGATGAGTGATGATGAAATTGAAGCCATTGGTGCTGGAGATCAAGGTCTGATGTTCGGATTCGCTAACAACGAAACAGACGAACTTATGCCGCTTCCGATCGCTTTGGCTCATAAACTTTCTAAACGCCTGGCTGATGTCCGTAATGATGGTACTCTGGATTATTTGCGTCCAGATGGAAAGACTCAGGTGACCATAGAATATGATGATAAGGATCAACCGGTCAGGGTTGATACAATTGTCATTTCTACTCAGCATGCAGAGGAGATCACACTTGAGCAAATCAAGAAAGATTTAAAAACCCACGTCATAGACCCTGTCGTACCTAATGGTTTGATTGATGATGAGACAAAGTATTTCATTAATCCTACTGGCCGCTTCGTTATCGGTGGACCTCAAGGAGATGCAGGGTTGACGGGGAGAAAAATCATTGTCGACACCTATGGAGGTTACGCTCGTCATGGAGGCGGAGCTTTCAGTGGTAAAGATGCCACCAAAGTTGACCGTTCTGCTGCGTATGCTGCCCGTTATGTAGCAAAAAATATAGTCGCTGCGGAGCTTGCTGATTCTGTAGAAGTCCAATTAGCATATGCGATTGGAGTGGCTCAACCCGTATCGATCTCCATCAATACGAATGGTTCAGGGAGAGTATCGGAGGAGAAGCTTGTCGAAGCTGTTCGCGAATTGTTCGACCTTCGTCCGGCCGGGATCATTAAAATGCTCGACCTTCGTCGGCCGATTTACCGCCAAACAGCTGCATATGGTCACTTTGGCCGGACAGATGTAGAATTCCCTTGGGAAAAAACAGATAAAGCAGCTCAATTGAAGGATCGGTTCAAATAA